TTAGGGTAtaaaaattttattatatttaaattgttttattgttatattttttattttaattttaacttttattactgttattgtacaaaattgtagatatggatatatgagatgattccggctgttcgtgcatgtggatttgcattgagaaaaaataaagactTGCCTCGGATGAAAAGATGGAGcggaacaaaaaaattgaaatgggttgacgtgaacaagatttggtcaaagatgcaggtttaaaaataattcgtttattattaataaagttgattattatagttttatatgcatttttaatatgtttaattttttaggaggggctaccaccaagacaaaacatgttaccgggtgatggtgagatgacatctttttattatatgtcatttcaagagtatgtatatggtgaagggaaagcagttccatccccagtacgggaccattttaggagacaagacgaatcttcgtctagtatgtcgtccAGTGGTCGCTCTCATGGTAGAGGTCGGGGCAGTGGGAAACACAAGCTAGACGAGTTGTTGAAACGGGTACATGCACTGGAGCAGCATGTGTTTATGAATCAACAAAAACCTACAGaggtttttgttgaagaagtgaataatGACCAATTTTGGAACGACATTTTTTTTGAGGACCCGACAGTGTCACAAAGAAATTATGATGAACAGGTTAGTTACACGCtacattatttattaaattttattaacatatatgaatacctgtgttcatattttatatttgaaaatataggttgtgcaagatgaagtgatgaataaaaacaatacaactcaaaatgtttttggtgatactcaagacgacaaggttgttatagatgttacatttacgattttaataattactttttaataaagtgtctttcgttattaagtaaaaagttatatttttaatgtaggtgttggaggagagtaatcagtatgcggggaacaaatttgatgatgatgtgtttgatgtaaacgattatagtgaagttaaagaggttattatagttacattaatattatattaatattttgtttatttagatattattgcttattaaattatgtgtatttcgttattaagtataaagtattatctttaatgtaggagtgggaggagaggaatgacaatgcagggaacaaatttgatgatgatgtgccgGATGAAGACGAACTAATAATAACGGGAAATGTAGATTAttttcatgatgatgatgatgacaaagaagttacacccgataaaccTAGGAGTCGAAAACCATCACAATTTTTATGCACTCCTTACACCGAGgtattcgttttatttataaactgatgattttatgtttatgtgaattatctatgtttatgtgaattatctgaaaGATATACATTTAAACATatgaatattgtttttagttgcacaTGACACCGAAacaaaaaagaagaacaaaaaagaaggttgGTACGAAATCAACATGCCCCGTTCCTCCTCCAGTTTTTGGTGTTGCTCATGACTTCTCCATGTTGCGCCTGCAACCTTACGTAGCAGGCGGTGAGGATGTCATCCAAAATTATGTATTGCATTCATACGATGTGCAgcatcgtttgtttaatttcgtgttagatagagatttttggagctcattgtttgggcatacacacgacggatggttggagtcagcggtaaataaattgttaattaattcttttaaaagttaattgttttttagtcaataacaaaagtatcatgtgtgcagcatataaccatttggtaccgacttttgatggagagacggtttgagagcgaccgacatacaataatgcctccaaatttttttgtttctcatgctttggaagaaggacaggactggagggcgtttatggctggtattgctacataccctaacttcatggttgcttggtgggatgttgatacggtaaacttaatagtttatattgaaaataatatcgtttttttgttaagtttttgtattgtgatgtaaataaacataattttattttctgatccttatacaggtcttattgccgattcattcatcccctaatcattggctatttggggaactacgattagcgtcaatggaagtgcatatttatgacagtcttggtagaggtgcttatgaaaaattccaatccgaaggaatcttttccaaatttgaacgtcgggtggcaaattatttggacaagattaagtattgggcgcggaggaacatcccaaggattccattgaatatgcaattcatttatgaagaaaacgttccccaacaaagtagtcatttgggagattgcggtgtttttctttgtatgtttatggagcaattggtttcaggtcaaccaatacgtgttcttattgacccaaagaacgcagctttagagttccgtctccggatggcaaaaattatttgggggtctagtcttgctcctctgtagttggattatataaatgtatatacaaattaatgttggatttcattattagtttatctttagagtttactcaacggatgacaaaaaatataacgttacgacaattacaacaatttaatgacctactaattacTTATCAATAAATTCAACATAAGAACGACCACAACttttgttttaacgttacaaatacaacaatttattgaccaaacaacttcaaaaccataaaacaatattgaaaaacttacaacttgtaaacaagaactgccaagaacaacacccaactacaaaccaacgctatctttaacttcttattttctgattgaaagagcttattagagttagctactttagctattaccatagaagattggtccttctcttcatcaacccaactgataaacccgcattttggtccctgttaaatttaatatccacagtaagaaaataaatttgtgtCATGTAAACACAAGGGTTTAAATTTGAATGACGGTAAGAACATGATACCAAATACGGGCAAGCGTAGAACAACTTCATCCGCCCAAGGGGTaagtgttgttgttgtttccgctaaaaaaacagccaaaatgaagaagttaaaatcaataacatcgaaactaataaaacattaatattacaaatttacgtaatacctgcaaagttacgtctttgaaaccaccattgttgcattgtagcacgaaaaaaatcaatcaacataagtattggcaccttacgtgcgtgtctagataatgcatttatagactccgcactgttggacgacataagattgtatcggttccctttaaaatgtgcccttgaccaggtttctggatttatactttttaagtactcccatactggttcttttgtctttttcataacatccatggcagcatcaaaagcatcaactgtgtacgccctacatgcctcccaaaaaattcctttaaccgtcttactcttgccgaatctagatactatattgaaatacaaatggacaccacatattccatgatgagcatgaggaaaaatgttggcaacggatgttgctatagatggagacctatcagatataattgtaagctcctgcatatttcctatgcaatcacgtagtttttgaaaaaaccatgtccaagaatcagtacactcatttttgcatataccatatgcaaccggtaatatttgattttgtccgtccttagtaactgcaagtagcatggtacctttgaactcgccctttaggtgagctccatctactactagggtcggcttacaaaaattgacaaaagctcgtacctacaatacattgtatatctattcaaatacaccaaaataaatattaaaaaaaaattagaacatgataatactaaccgagcaaccgagtgcgacgtacaaaaactcaaaccgatcatcagcatctgttttaatatgtgtgacagtacccggattatgtttggccaagttgtgacaatacgccggaagtttggtaaaagaatcctc
The genomic region above belongs to Lactuca sativa cultivar Salinas chromosome 4, Lsat_Salinas_v11, whole genome shotgun sequence and contains:
- the LOC111904946 gene encoding uncharacterized protein LOC111904946 is translated as MERRFESDRHTIMPPNFFVSHALEEGQDWRAFMAGIATYPNFMVAWWDVDTVLLPIHSSPNHWLFGELRLASMEVHIYDSLGRGAYEKFQSEGIFSKFERRVANYLDKIKYWARRNIPRIPLNMQFIYEENVPQQSSHLGDCGVFLCMFMEQLVSGQPIRVLIDPKNAALEFRLRMAKIIWGSSLAPL